The genomic DNA GATGTGCCTGACAGGCGTCGACTACTTCTCCACGCTGGGCTATCAGCCGGGCATCGCCGCCCTTGCCGCCGGACTCCTGTCCCCGGTGGCCACCGTCGTGCTCGTGATCGTCACTCTGGCCGGCGCGCTGCCGGTCTACCGGCGGGTGGCCGAGGAGAGTCCGCGGGGCGAAGGCTCCATCGCGATGCTGGAACGACTGTTGTCGTTCTGGAAGGGCAAGCTGTTCGTACTGACTCTGCTCGGCTTCGCCGCCACCGACTTCCTGATCACCATCACGCTGTCGGCGGCTGACGCCTCCACCCACCTGGTGGAGAACCCGCACCTGACCGATGTACTGCACGACAAGCAGATGCTGATCACACTGCTGCTGGTCGCACTGCTCGGGGCGGTGTTCCTCAAGGGCTTCCTGGAGGCCATCGGCGTCGCCGTCGTCCTGGTCGGGATCTACCTGACCCTGAACGTCGTGGTCGTGGTCGTGGGCCTGTGGCACGTCGCCACCGCCGCGCACGTGGTCACCGACTGGACCGCCGCCCTGACCACCGAGCACGGCAACGTCATCGCGATGGTCGGCGTCGCGCTGCTGGTCTTCCCGAAGCTGGCCCTTGGCCTGTCCGGCTTCGAGACCGGCGTCGCGGTCATGCCGCACGTCGAAGGCGACCCCGACGACACCGAGGAGAAGCCCGCCGGCCGTATCCGGGACACGAAGAAGCTGCTGACCACCGCCGCGGTGATCATGAGCGTGTTCCTGATCACCACCAGCTTCATCACCACGGTGCTCATCCCGGAGAAGGAGTTCCAGTCGGGCGGCCAGGCCAACGGCCGCGCACTCGCGTACCTGGCGCACGAGTACCTCGGAAACCTCTTCGGCACGGTCTACGACGTCTCCACCATCGCCATCCTGTGGTTCGCCGGCGCCTCCGCCATGGCCGGCCTGCTCAACCTGATGCCTCGCTACCTGCCCCGGTACGGCATGGCCCCGCACTGGGCGCGCGCCGTACGCCCGATGGTGATCGTCTTCACCCTGGTGGCATTTCTGGTCACATGGATCTTCGACGCCGACGTCGACGCCCAGGGTGGTGCCTACGCCACCGGCGTCCTCGTGCTGATCAGCTCCGCCGCCATCGCCGTCACCATCGCCGCGCGCAAGGCCGGTCAGCGCAACTGGACCATCGCCTTCGCCGTCATCTCTGCGATCTTCCTCTACACCACCGTGGTCAACGTCATCGAGCGCCCCGACGGCGTGAAGATCGGTGCCTGCTTCATCGCCGGAATCATCCTCGTCTCACTGCTTTCACGACTCGCCCGCGCCTTCGAACTGCGGGTCACCAGCGTGACCATGGACGACATGGCGGAACGTTTCGTGCGGGACGTCGCCAGCCGCAGAATCCGGTTCATCGCCAATGAGCCCGACAACCGCGACAGAGCCGAGTACCGCAACAAGATCGAGCAGATCCGTCACGACAACGACGTCCCGACCCCGGAGGACTTCGTCTTCGTCGAGGTCACCGTCCTCGACCCCTCGGAGTTCGAGGCGGGCCTGAACGTACGTGGCGAAGTCCTGCACGGCCGGTACCGCGTCCTGACCCTGGAGAGCTCCTCCATCCCCAACGCCCTCGCCGCCCTGCTCCTGCACGTCCGCGACACCACCGGCTGCACCCCGCACATCTACTTCGAGTGGACCGAGGGCAACCCCTTCACCAACTTCCTCCGCTTCTTCCTCTTCGGCCAGGGCGAGGTCGCCCCCGTCACCCGCGAGGTCCTCCGCGAGGCCGAACCCGACCGGGCCCGCCGCCCCGCCGTCCACGTCGGCTGAATACCCCGGTCACCCCCAGGCCGGAGTCGTCGAAACCGTCACCTCAGGGAAGATGGTTCTGATCGTCGACGGAACCGAGCACCCCGTCGAGGCCGGACAGACCGCCACCCTCGACGGCGACACCTCCCATACCTACCGCGGCGCAGGCGACGAGACCTGCCATCTGATCACGACCGTCCACCTGCCGGCCGGCCCCTCAGCCAGTATTTGATACTGCGCATGCCAACCTGCGAACGGCGCCGACTCGGGTGCTCGGTCGCGGCCGGCCGAGTCACCGATCGAGCAGGGCCGCAGGCGGCACGGCCGGCAGCCCGCAGCACCCCCTTCAGGATGTGGCTGCAGCCGGGAGGTCCGGGTGGCCCGAGGGATGACCGACCGCTGCGGGCAGCGTCAGGACCATGGTCATGCCGCCGCCGGGGGTGTCCTCGGCGGTCAGCGTGCCGCCGATCGCCTCTGCGAACCCGCGGGCGACCGCGAGACCGAGGCCGACGCCCGCCCCGCGCGGGGCGTCTCCGTAGCGCTGGAACGGCGCGAAGATACGGCCCTTCGCCTCGTCCGGGACACCTGGACCGCGGTCCGTCACCCGGACTTCCACACGCTCGGCGATCGCGCTGGCCGAAACCACCACGGGCTCACCTTCGGGGGCGTACTTGACCGCGTTCTCGACGATGTTGGCGACGGTGCGCTCCAGCAGGCCCGGGTCGACCGCGACCATCGGAAGGTTTTCAGGGATGTCGAGGACGACGCTGTCCTCCGGTACGCCGCCGAGCGCCATCGGGACGACCTCGTCGACATAGATCTCCCGGATGATCGGGGTGACGGTTCCGGTCTGGAGGCGGGACATGTCGAGGAGGTTGCCGACGAGGTGGTCGAGCCGGTCCGCGCCCGCCTCGATGCCTGCGAGGAGCTCGGCGTGGTCCGCCTCGGACCACTCCACGTCGTCGGACCTGAGGGAGGAGACGGCGGCCTTGATGCCTGCCAGTGGCGTACGCAGGTCATGGCTGACCGCGGCGAGCAGGGCGGTCCGGATGCGGTTGCCCTCGGCCAGTTCTCGAGCGTGCTCCGCCTCCCCGACCAGGCGCTGACGGTCGATCACCACGGCGGCCTGGGCGGCGAAGGCGGCCAGCACCCGGCGGTCCTCCGCGGGCAGGACACGGCCGGAGAGGGCCAGCGCCATGTGGTCGCCGACCGGCATGTCCACATCCGCGTCCTCGGGGCGTGCGAGCGGACGGGCCGTCCCTGCGCTGCCGGTGCAGGTCCACGGATCGACGTCGCTTTCGCGCTCCAGCAGCGCCACGGACTCCATGTTGAAGATCTCGCGCACCTGTTCCAGGAGCGATTCCAGGCTCGTCTCGCCGCGCAGCACGTTGCCCGCGAGGAAGGAGAGGATCTCGGACTCGGCGCGAAGCCGGGCGGCCTGATGGGTGCGGCGGGCGGCCAGGTCCACGACGGAGGCGACCGAGACGGCCACGCCGACGAAGATCACGATGGCGACGATGTTCTTGGGGTCCGCGATGGTGAACTCGTGCAGCGGAGGAGTGAAGTAGTAGTTGAGCAGCAATGAGCCGATGGCGACAGAGCCCAGTGCCGGGAGGAGCCCGCCGATCAGTGCCGCAGCCACCGTCAACGTGAGAAACAACAGCATGTCGTTGGCGAGTCCCACCTCTGGTGCGACGCCGTTGAGCAGGAGAGTGAGCACGACGGGGCCCACGACACCGACGAGCCAGCCCCAGATGATCCGGGCTCGGCCCAGGCGGGCACCACGGGCCACGGGCAGGCCTCTGCCCTTGGCTGCTTCTCCATGGGTGACGATGTGGACGTCGAGGTCGGGTCCCGACTCACGGGCGACGGTGGCGCTGACGCCGGGGCCGAAGGCGTACTGCCACGTCCTGCGGCGGCTGACGCCGAGCACGATCTGGGTTGCGTTCACACCACGGGCGAAGTCGAGCAGGGCGGACGGGACGTTGTCGCCTATGACGTGGTGGAACGTGCCGCCGAGGTCCTCGACCAGGGTCCGCTGGGCCGCGAGCTCCTTGGGCGAGGCAGCGCTCAGGCCGTCGCTGCGGGCGACGTAGACCGCGAGCACCTCGCCGCCGGCGCCCTTCTCGGCAAGCCGGACGGCG from Streptomyces sp. NBC_01707 includes the following:
- a CDS encoding amino acid transporter, encoding MVTAEHARTSRLRAWMLEGLSDMARHQQGQQAEPEPAHKGQRWWRVMCLTGVDYFSTLGYQPGIAALAAGLLSPVATVVLVIVTLAGALPVYRRVAEESPRGEGSIAMLERLLSFWKGKLFVLTLLGFAATDFLITITLSAADASTHLVENPHLTDVLHDKQMLITLLLVALLGAVFLKGFLEAIGVAVVLVGIYLTLNVVVVVVGLWHVATAAHVVTDWTAALTTEHGNVIAMVGVALLVFPKLALGLSGFETGVAVMPHVEGDPDDTEEKPAGRIRDTKKLLTTAAVIMSVFLITTSFITTVLIPEKEFQSGGQANGRALAYLAHEYLGNLFGTVYDVSTIAILWFAGASAMAGLLNLMPRYLPRYGMAPHWARAVRPMVIVFTLVAFLVTWIFDADVDAQGGAYATGVLVLISSAAIAVTIAARKAGQRNWTIAFAVISAIFLYTTVVNVIERPDGVKIGACFIAGIILVSLLSRLARAFELRVTSVTMDDMAERFVRDVASRRIRFIANEPDNRDRAEYRNKIEQIRHDNDVPTPEDFVFVEVTVLDPSEFEAGLNVRGEVLHGRYRVLTLESSSIPNALAALLLHVRDTTGCTPHIYFEWTEGNPFTNFLRFFLFGQGEVAPVTREVLREAEPDRARRPAVHVG
- a CDS encoding sensor histidine kinase KdpD, which translates into the protein MGRGKLRIYLGAAPGVGKTYAMLSEAHRRIERGTDCVVAFVEHHNRTRTEVMLHGLDQIQRREIEYRDTVFTEMDVDAVLERRPAVALVDELAHTNVPGSRNAKRWQDVEELLQAGIDVVSTVNIQHLESLGDVVESITGVRQRETVPDEVVRRADQIELVDMSPQALRRRMAHGNVYKPDKVDAALSNYFRPGNLTALRELALLWTADRVDEYLQEYRTEHRVSKIWGSRERIVVGLTGGPEGRTLIRRAVRLAEKGAGGEVLAVYVARSDGLSAASPKELAAQRTLVEDLGGTFHHVIGDNVPSALLDFARGVNATQIVLGVSRRRTWQYAFGPGVSATVARESGPDLDVHIVTHGEAAKGRGLPVARGARLGRARIIWGWLVGVVGPVVLTLLLNGVAPEVGLANDMLLFLTLTVAAALIGGLLPALGSVAIGSLLLNYYFTPPLHEFTIADPKNIVAIVIFVGVAVSVASVVDLAARRTHQAARLRAESEILSFLAGNVLRGETSLESLLEQVREIFNMESVALLERESDVDPWTCTGSAGTARPLARPEDADVDMPVGDHMALALSGRVLPAEDRRVLAAFAAQAAVVIDRQRLVGEAEHARELAEGNRIRTALLAAVSHDLRTPLAGIKAAVSSLRSDDVEWSEADHAELLAGIEAGADRLDHLVGNLLDMSRLQTGTVTPIIREIYVDEVVPMALGGVPEDSVVLDIPENLPMVAVDPGLLERTVANIVENAVKYAPEGEPVVVSASAIAERVEVRVTDRGPGVPDEAKGRIFAPFQRYGDAPRGAGVGLGLAVARGFAEAIGGTLTAEDTPGGGMTMVLTLPAAVGHPSGHPDLPAAATS